In Paraburkholderia bryophila, a single genomic region encodes these proteins:
- the pepN gene encoding aminopeptidase N has product MADTATPNVIRRADYAPPAFLIDTVALEFDLVPERTIVKNTMRVRRNPDASHATQLALMGEQLEFVSAEIDGKPFANVHAHEHGLLLDHVPDDFELTLTSVCNPAENTTLSGLYVSGGNFFTQCEAEGFRRITYFLDRPDVMATYTVTLRADKADYPVLLSNGNLLEEGDLPDGRHFARWEDPFRKPSYLFALVAGKLVAVEERVKSGSGKEKLLQVWVEPHDLDKTRHAMDSLINSIRWDEERFGLELDLDRFMIVAVSDFNMGAMENKGLNIFNTKYVLANPETATDTDFANIEAVVGHEYFHNWTGNRVTCRDWFQLSLKEGLTVFRDQEFSADMAGGATDEAARATKRIEDVRVLRQMQFAEDAGPMAHPVRPESYVEINNFYTMTVYEKGSEVVRMYQTLFGRDGFRKGMDLYFQRHDGQAVTCDDFRHALADANGRDLAQFERWYSQAGTPRVSVRTRYDAAQQRYSVTLSQGYGEAASAARETQKGPLLIPFAIGLIGREGADLPLQLDGEAQASDNTTRVLEFTQTEQTFTFVNVAQEPLPSLLRNFSAPVIVEYDYSADQLAFLLAHDNDPFNRWEAGQRLATRELLTLAARAATGVPLQLDDSVVAAFARVLTDETLSPAFRELALMLPSEAYLAEQMPESNPAAVHAARQFVRKRLANALKSDWLKVVEQHRTPGAYEATPEASGHRALKNLALSYLAELDDPAETVRLAAAQYDAANNMTDRAAALSALLSSAAANGGGADAQRALDDFYRRFEKEPLVIDKWFALQAVQRGSAQRPVIDVVRKLMAHPAFNLKNPNRARSLIFSFCAANPAQFHAEDGSGYAFWAEQVIALDAINPQVAARLARSLELWRRFTPTLRDGMRAALEKVAAQVKSRDVREIVEKALA; this is encoded by the coding sequence ATGGCCGATACCGCTACGCCCAATGTGATCCGCCGCGCCGATTACGCGCCGCCCGCTTTCCTGATCGACACCGTCGCACTCGAGTTCGATCTCGTCCCCGAACGCACGATCGTGAAGAACACCATGCGGGTGCGCCGCAATCCGGACGCGTCGCACGCCACGCAGCTCGCGTTGATGGGCGAGCAGCTCGAGTTCGTCAGCGCCGAGATCGACGGCAAGCCGTTCGCCAACGTGCATGCGCATGAACACGGCCTGCTGCTCGATCATGTGCCGGACGACTTCGAACTCACGCTCACCAGCGTCTGCAATCCGGCTGAGAACACCACGCTGTCGGGCCTCTATGTGTCGGGCGGCAACTTCTTCACGCAGTGCGAGGCCGAGGGCTTTCGCCGTATCACCTACTTCCTCGACCGCCCCGACGTCATGGCGACCTACACGGTCACGCTGCGCGCCGACAAGGCCGATTATCCGGTGCTGCTGTCGAACGGCAACCTGCTCGAAGAAGGCGATCTGCCGGACGGCCGTCACTTCGCGCGCTGGGAAGATCCGTTCCGCAAGCCCAGCTATCTTTTCGCGCTGGTCGCGGGCAAGTTGGTGGCGGTCGAAGAACGCGTGAAGAGCGGCTCGGGCAAGGAAAAGCTGCTGCAGGTCTGGGTCGAGCCGCACGATCTGGACAAGACCCGTCACGCGATGGATTCGTTGATCAACTCGATCCGCTGGGACGAGGAACGCTTCGGGCTCGAACTCGATCTCGACCGCTTCATGATCGTCGCGGTGAGCGACTTCAACATGGGCGCGATGGAGAACAAAGGCCTCAACATCTTCAACACGAAGTACGTGCTGGCGAACCCCGAAACGGCCACCGACACCGACTTCGCGAACATCGAGGCGGTGGTCGGCCATGAGTACTTCCACAACTGGACCGGCAACCGCGTGACCTGCCGCGACTGGTTCCAGCTAAGCCTGAAGGAAGGCCTGACGGTGTTCCGCGATCAGGAGTTCTCGGCCGACATGGCCGGCGGCGCGACCGACGAAGCCGCGCGCGCCACCAAGCGCATCGAAGACGTACGCGTGCTGCGCCAGATGCAGTTCGCCGAAGACGCGGGTCCGATGGCGCATCCGGTGCGTCCGGAAAGCTACGTCGAGATCAACAACTTCTACACGATGACGGTCTACGAGAAAGGCTCAGAAGTCGTGCGGATGTATCAGACGCTGTTCGGCCGCGACGGTTTCCGCAAGGGCATGGACCTGTACTTCCAGCGTCACGACGGCCAGGCCGTGACCTGCGACGACTTCCGTCACGCGCTCGCCGACGCGAACGGCCGCGATCTGGCGCAGTTCGAACGCTGGTACAGCCAGGCCGGCACGCCGCGCGTGTCGGTGCGCACCCGTTACGACGCCGCCCAGCAGCGCTATAGCGTGACTTTGTCCCAAGGCTACGGTGAAGCGGCCTCGGCCGCGCGCGAGACGCAAAAGGGACCGCTGCTGATCCCGTTCGCGATCGGCCTGATCGGCCGCGAGGGTGCGGACCTGCCGCTGCAACTTGACGGCGAGGCGCAGGCTTCGGATAACACCACGCGCGTGCTGGAATTCACGCAGACCGAGCAGACCTTCACGTTCGTCAACGTGGCGCAAGAACCGCTGCCTTCGCTGCTGCGCAATTTCTCGGCGCCGGTGATCGTCGAATACGACTACTCGGCGGATCAACTGGCGTTCCTGCTCGCGCACGACAACGATCCGTTCAACCGCTGGGAAGCGGGTCAACGCCTCGCAACGCGCGAGCTGCTGACGCTCGCCGCCCGCGCCGCGACCGGCGTACCGCTGCAGCTCGACGACTCGGTCGTCGCCGCGTTTGCTCGTGTGCTGACCGACGAAACGCTCTCGCCGGCGTTCCGCGAACTGGCGTTGATGCTGCCGTCCGAGGCGTATCTGGCCGAGCAGATGCCGGAATCGAATCCGGCCGCCGTGCACGCGGCGCGCCAGTTCGTGCGCAAGCGTCTCGCCAATGCGCTGAAGAGCGACTGGCTCAAGGTGGTCGAGCAACATCGCACGCCGGGTGCGTACGAAGCGACGCCTGAGGCGTCCGGTCATCGCGCGTTGAAGAATCTCGCGCTCTCGTATCTCGCCGAACTGGACGACCCGGCGGAAACCGTCCGTCTCGCGGCCGCGCAATATGACGCCGCCAACAACATGACCGACCGCGCGGCGGCGCTGTCGGCGCTGCTCAGTTCGGCAGCGGCGAACGGCGGCGGCGCCGACGCACAGCGCGCGTTGGACGATTTCTACCGGCGCTTTGAGAAAGAGCCGCTGGTGATCGACAAATGGTTTGCCTTGCAAGCCGTACAGCGCGGCAGCGCGCAGCGTCCGGTGATCGACGTCGTACGCAAGCTGATGGCGCACCCCGCGTTCAACCTGAAGAACCCGAACCGCGCACGCTCGCTGATTTTCAGCTTCTGCGCGGCAAACCCGGCGCAGTTCCATGCCGAAGACGGCTCGGGTTATGCGTTCTGGGCCGAGCAGGTGATCGCGCTCGACGCCATCAATCCGCAGGTGGCCGCCCGCCTCGCCCGCTCGCTCGAATTGTGGCGCCGCTTCACGCCGACGCTGCGCGACGGCATGCGCGCCGCGCTGGAGAAAGTGGCCGCCCAGGTGAAATCGCGCGACGTGCGCGAGATCGTGGAGAAAGCGTTGGCGTGA
- a CDS encoding DUF4136 domain-containing protein, with protein sequence MTINRWTRRAALLLASLAALLSGCTTYVTTQVTAFSDWSGNDATRTYAFTRAADQQNNLELSTYERVVANELATHAFRQVDAAQARYLVGLSYGIRSDMVTVSQPVYYNPWPAPYWGRPFDPWGPWGPYGPFPNAYVNQSYPIFTHLLGVRITERATGKEVYNVTARNSGAESSLVRAMPYLARSALADFPLGNGIVHTVKIPLDKNGAASNEMAATGAAPAAMPAPSSAPKVVQ encoded by the coding sequence ATGACAATCAATCGATGGACCCGCCGCGCCGCGCTGCTGCTAGCGTCGCTGGCGGCGCTGCTGTCCGGCTGCACGACTTACGTGACCACCCAGGTCACGGCCTTCTCCGACTGGAGCGGCAACGACGCGACCCGCACCTATGCCTTCACGCGGGCGGCGGATCAGCAGAACAATCTGGAACTCAGCACTTACGAGCGCGTGGTCGCCAATGAACTGGCCACGCATGCGTTCCGTCAGGTGGACGCCGCGCAGGCGCGCTATCTGGTCGGGCTCTCGTACGGGATTCGCTCGGACATGGTGACGGTCTCCCAGCCGGTGTACTACAACCCGTGGCCAGCGCCTTACTGGGGGCGGCCGTTCGATCCGTGGGGCCCGTGGGGTCCGTATGGCCCGTTTCCGAACGCGTATGTGAACCAGAGCTATCCGATCTTCACGCATCTGCTCGGCGTGCGGATCACCGAGCGCGCGACCGGCAAGGAAGTCTATAACGTGACCGCGCGCAACTCGGGCGCCGAGTCGTCGCTGGTCAGGGCCATGCCGTATCTGGCGCGTAGCGCGCTGGCGGATTTTCCGCTGGGCAACGGCATCGTGCATACCGTCAAGATTCCGCTCGACAAGAACGGCGCGGCATCGAACGAAATGGCCGCAACGGGCGCCGCGCCCGCTGCGATGCCGGCGCCGAGTTCGGCGCCGAAGGTCGTGCAGTAA
- a CDS encoding beta-ketoacyl synthase chain length factor: MPDLHWTIPVARWSSWPAAASAAPDIGFIEPIVRRRLSTLSRVALKVAHECVAQEPARVVFASRHGELRRTTDILRAISAGEPVSPTAFSLSVLNAMTGVFGIARGDRSAASAISAGAETLGYALLEAHAQYAAQPGSPVLLVYADEPADPAYGTIEDEVPGGALAILLDSDAATGRLMCRLSGSDGAGMADASDPAHASGSADSPTGGAIHPAPKTTFATQSQALLHCLETGNPGAWQHADATWHWSWHDLAA; encoded by the coding sequence ATGCCCGATCTGCACTGGACCATTCCGGTCGCTCGCTGGTCTAGCTGGCCTGCTGCCGCATCTGCCGCACCCGACATCGGCTTTATCGAGCCGATCGTACGGCGTCGTCTCAGCACTCTGTCCCGAGTCGCGCTGAAGGTTGCGCACGAGTGCGTCGCGCAGGAGCCGGCACGGGTCGTGTTCGCGTCTCGTCACGGCGAACTGCGTCGGACCACCGACATTTTGCGCGCCATCAGCGCGGGCGAGCCGGTGTCGCCGACCGCGTTCAGCCTGTCGGTGCTCAACGCGATGACCGGCGTGTTCGGCATTGCGCGCGGCGACCGGTCCGCGGCCAGCGCGATTTCGGCCGGCGCCGAAACGCTCGGCTACGCGCTGCTGGAAGCGCATGCGCAATACGCGGCGCAACCCGGCTCGCCGGTGCTGCTGGTATATGCCGACGAGCCGGCCGATCCGGCCTACGGCACGATCGAAGACGAAGTGCCGGGCGGCGCGCTGGCGATCCTGCTGGATAGCGACGCAGCGACAGGGCGACTGATGTGCAGGTTGTCCGGCAGTGACGGCGCGGGCATGGCTGATGCGTCTGACCCGGCGCACGCGTCAGGCAGCGCAGACAGTCCGACCGGCGGCGCAATCCACCCCGCCCCCAAGACTACTTTCGCGACGCAAAGCCAGGCACTGCTGCACTGCCTGGAAACCGGCAACCCGGGCGCCTGGCAACACGCCGACGCCACCTGGCACTGGAGCTGGCATGACCTCGCGGCTTGA
- a CDS encoding lysophospholipid acyltransferase family protein, producing the protein MTSRLDHGWRLCATGMAFVVFGVCGTLFSVLVFPLAWLWPHRASRQFAVTSVIHWFFRALVEVLQRVGVMELDVSNVEALRAGGPAIVVANHPTYLDVVVLLSLTPHACCVVKNAHWSNPCFWGIVRSAEYVSNADPSELVEAGARQLAAGYTMIIFPEGTRSPAPNRLHAFSRGFAHMALKVGAPIVPVLMDCNPPAFTKQMRWYDVPARAFRIRVNVLEPLDVEQLAAHDATPALAARSVTSAIEAHITQHLFDYGFFKTGN; encoded by the coding sequence ATGACCTCGCGGCTTGATCACGGCTGGCGCCTCTGCGCGACAGGCATGGCCTTCGTGGTGTTCGGCGTATGCGGCACCCTGTTTTCGGTGCTGGTGTTTCCGCTTGCATGGCTATGGCCGCACCGCGCGTCGCGACAGTTCGCGGTGACGAGCGTGATCCACTGGTTTTTCCGCGCGCTGGTCGAGGTGCTGCAGCGCGTCGGCGTGATGGAGCTCGACGTGTCGAACGTCGAGGCGTTGCGCGCGGGCGGCCCGGCGATCGTGGTCGCGAATCACCCCACTTATCTCGACGTGGTGGTGCTGCTGTCGCTCACGCCGCACGCCTGTTGCGTGGTGAAAAACGCGCATTGGAGTAACCCCTGTTTCTGGGGCATCGTGCGCTCGGCGGAATACGTCAGCAACGCCGATCCCTCGGAACTCGTCGAGGCCGGTGCGCGGCAGCTGGCGGCCGGCTACACGATGATTATTTTCCCGGAAGGCACGCGCAGTCCCGCGCCGAACCGCTTGCATGCGTTTTCGCGCGGTTTCGCGCACATGGCCCTGAAGGTCGGCGCGCCGATCGTGCCGGTGCTGATGGACTGCAATCCCCCCGCTTTCACCAAGCAGATGCGCTGGTACGACGTGCCGGCGCGCGCATTCCGGATACGCGTGAACGTCCTCGAACCGCTCGACGTCGAGCAGCTCGCGGCGCACGACGCGACACCGGCCCTTGCGGCGCGCAGCGTGACGAGCGCCATCGAAGCACACATTACTCAGCACCTGTTCGATTATGGATTCTTTAAAACTGGAAATTAA
- a CDS encoding phosphopantetheine-binding protein, with translation MDSLKLEIKQLLIEALDLEDLSPADIDDDAPLFDTDGIGLDSIDALEIGIVLRKQYQLTIAANDERTREHFRSISTLAALVASQREAAHAVNETTRKGE, from the coding sequence ATGGATTCTTTAAAACTGGAAATTAAACAGCTTCTGATCGAGGCCCTCGATCTGGAAGACCTGAGCCCCGCCGATATCGACGACGACGCCCCGTTGTTCGATACCGACGGCATCGGTCTCGATTCGATCGATGCACTCGAAATCGGCATCGTGCTGCGCAAACAATACCAACTGACCATCGCAGCGAACGACGAACGCACGCGCGAACATTTCCGTTCGATCAGCACCCTGGCCGCGCTCGTCGCGAGCCAGCGCGAAGCGGCGCACGCTGTGAATGAAACCACCAGAAAGGGGGAATAA
- a CDS encoding acyl carrier protein, protein MSEAEILERIRAIFKENFAIEPERVTPEANLFEELDLDSIDAVDLAIKLQEMTGRRIKPEEFKSVRTVGDVIGAVESLLAAQG, encoded by the coding sequence GTGTCCGAGGCTGAGATTCTTGAGCGCATCCGCGCCATTTTCAAAGAGAACTTCGCGATCGAACCGGAGCGCGTGACGCCCGAAGCGAATCTGTTCGAAGAGCTCGATCTCGACAGCATCGACGCTGTCGACCTGGCGATCAAACTGCAGGAAATGACCGGCCGCCGTATCAAGCCGGAAGAGTTCAAGTCGGTGCGCACGGTCGGCGATGTGATCGGTGCGGTCGAATCGCTGCTGGCGGCACAAGGCTGA
- a CDS encoding AMP-binding protein — MIALHDVLSVAGDAAGLKTPVCRDGGVVLDRAAFRARVAGWIALLQTRDAQRYALCIDDPFDFACALFALFACGKEPVIPANATPGYLADLADAYDAVLTDADLPLFVASDSAEAGANAAANVNAATNANANAEATPTAYAAHPIDPQAPLTLYTSGSSGTPKPIRKTLAQFNAEVHTLERQWGALVGDATMLASVPHHHIYGLLFRVLWPLAAGRAFDRAISLEPLHLQQQIDQGGATVVVSTPAQLSRWPALPGFAALTPAPRAFFSSGGPLALDAAQEYAAAYGAAPLEIYGSTETGGIAWRRQDQTDAWQPVAGIEVRRDEDGALNVRSPHLDHRGWHRTDDQIALDADGRFRLQGRLDRVLKLDGKRVSLPELEARLARHPYVAQAALVPLEGATRERVGAVVALTEAGSEALRDEGRVALAKTLRRYLADYFDVVVLPRHWRFRATLPFDARGKLPVAALAAAFEPRSEGMEVLAEARSGDTLHYDLRVPPTLVHFAGHFPGLPILPGVVQVDWAIRLAADHVPAARAIASVDRLKFMAPVAPGAVLKLTLAHDAERRRVQFVYKLSGRECASGVIVYREPA; from the coding sequence ATGATTGCGTTGCACGATGTGTTGTCGGTGGCCGGCGATGCGGCCGGGTTGAAAACGCCGGTATGTCGCGATGGCGGCGTGGTGCTAGATCGCGCTGCGTTTCGCGCGCGTGTGGCGGGGTGGATCGCGCTACTGCAAACGCGCGACGCGCAACGCTACGCGCTGTGTATCGACGATCCCTTTGATTTTGCCTGCGCGTTGTTCGCGCTGTTCGCGTGTGGAAAAGAGCCGGTGATTCCGGCGAATGCGACGCCGGGGTATCTCGCCGATCTGGCCGATGCTTATGACGCGGTGCTGACGGATGCGGATTTGCCGCTGTTCGTGGCGAGTGATAGCGCCGAGGCTGGCGCGAATGCTGCGGCGAATGTGAACGCTGCGACCAACGCCAACGCCAACGCCGAGGCAACCCCCACGGCCTACGCAGCTCACCCCATCGATCCGCAAGCCCCGCTCACGCTTTACACCTCCGGCAGCAGCGGCACCCCGAAGCCGATCCGCAAAACGCTCGCACAATTCAACGCCGAAGTGCACACGCTCGAACGCCAATGGGGCGCACTCGTCGGCGATGCGACGATGCTCGCGAGCGTGCCGCATCACCACATCTACGGTTTGCTGTTTCGCGTGTTGTGGCCGCTCGCGGCGGGCCGCGCATTCGACCGCGCGATCAGCCTGGAACCCTTGCATCTGCAACAGCAGATCGACCAGGGCGGCGCGACGGTCGTGGTGTCGACGCCCGCGCAACTGTCGCGTTGGCCCGCGCTGCCCGGCTTTGCCGCATTGACGCCGGCGCCGCGCGCGTTCTTCTCGTCGGGCGGTCCGCTCGCGCTGGACGCCGCGCAGGAATACGCCGCGGCCTACGGTGCCGCGCCGCTCGAAATCTACGGCAGCACGGAGACCGGCGGCATTGCGTGGCGGCGTCAGGATCAGACGGACGCCTGGCAACCGGTCGCCGGTATCGAAGTGCGTCGCGACGAAGACGGCGCGCTGAACGTGCGCTCGCCGCATCTCGACCACCGCGGCTGGCATCGTACCGACGACCAGATCGCGCTCGACGCCGACGGCCGTTTCCGTCTGCAAGGACGGCTGGATCGCGTGCTGAAGCTGGACGGCAAGCGCGTGTCGCTGCCGGAACTGGAAGCGCGTCTCGCGCGGCATCCGTATGTCGCGCAAGCGGCGCTGGTGCCGCTGGAAGGCGCCACGCGCGAGCGCGTCGGCGCGGTGGTGGCGTTGACCGAAGCGGGCAGCGAGGCGTTGCGCGACGAAGGCCGCGTGGCGCTTGCGAAGACGCTGCGCCGTTATCTCGCCGACTATTTCGATGTCGTCGTGCTGCCGCGACACTGGCGGTTTCGCGCGACGCTGCCGTTCGACGCACGCGGCAAGCTGCCGGTCGCGGCGCTCGCCGCCGCGTTCGAGCCGCGCAGCGAAGGCATGGAAGTGCTCGCCGAAGCGCGCAGCGGCGACACGCTGCACTACGACCTGCGCGTGCCGCCCACGCTCGTGCATTTCGCCGGCCATTTCCCGGGGCTGCCGATTCTGCCCGGCGTCGTGCAGGTCGACTGGGCGATCCGCCTCGCCGCCGATCATGTACCGGCCGCGCGCGCGATTGCATCGGTCGACCGTTTGAAGTTCATGGCGCCGGTTGCGCCGGGCGCGGTGCTGAAACTCACCCTGGCCCACGACGCCGAGCGTCGGCGCGTGCAGTTCGTCTACAAACTGAGCGGTCGTGAATGCGCGTCCGGGGTGATCGTCTACCGGGAGCCCGCGTGA
- a CDS encoding glycosyltransferase family 2 protein — MKFAACIVIPIYNHKDAIGATVAHLAVHGLPLFVVDDGSDEPTQQVLAALAQQYAGQLTLLRLPVNGGKGAAVMAGLRAARRAGFTHALQIDADGQHDATDVPRFIEAAQAEPGAVILGRPVYDESVPKARLYGRYLTHVWVWIETLSLTIRDSMCGFRLYPLALVCELIDRVQLPTRMDFDIEILVRLYWRRAAFRSIPTRVTYAADGVSHFDVLWDNVRISRSHTRLVFGMLWRLPMLLAHKVMPRRAVLADAGTDQSAAGHKHDKTQQDWWRIAERGSHLGMSLLALSCKLFGRRFTALWLHPIVAYFLLTGRAAREASRNYFRHLSEAAPHGDTPRPGWLSAYRHMLAFAQSGFDKLAAWSGRVNNADVKFEDPAAFQALTASGKGALVIGAHLGNLEMTRALAAQGAYAKVTAVVYTEHARRFNSVLASANSEFARHLLEVRDFGPETAMLMQERVDNGELLVIVGDRVPAHETGRTTEAQFLGSAAPFAQGPYVLAHALGCPVYLFFCLKEQDGYRLYFEPFAERIELPRRERAQHLAAWAQRYAARLEYYCRKAPYQWFNFFDFWASPKRGANGRT, encoded by the coding sequence ATGAAATTCGCCGCGTGCATCGTCATTCCGATCTACAACCATAAAGACGCGATCGGCGCGACCGTCGCTCATCTCGCGGTGCATGGCTTGCCGCTGTTCGTCGTCGACGATGGCAGCGACGAGCCGACCCAGCAGGTGCTCGCCGCGCTCGCGCAGCAGTACGCGGGTCAGTTGACGCTGTTGCGTTTGCCGGTCAACGGCGGCAAAGGCGCGGCGGTGATGGCGGGGCTGCGCGCTGCGCGTCGCGCCGGTTTCACACACGCGTTGCAGATCGATGCCGACGGTCAGCACGACGCCACCGACGTGCCGCGTTTCATCGAAGCCGCGCAAGCCGAACCCGGCGCGGTGATTCTCGGTCGCCCGGTCTACGACGAGAGCGTGCCGAAAGCGCGCCTCTACGGCCGGTATCTGACGCACGTGTGGGTGTGGATCGAAACGCTGTCGCTGACCATTCGCGATTCGATGTGCGGATTCCGTCTGTATCCGCTGGCGCTCGTCTGCGAGTTGATCGACCGTGTGCAGTTGCCCACGCGCATGGACTTCGACATCGAGATCCTCGTGCGCCTCTACTGGCGGCGCGCGGCGTTCCGCTCCATTCCGACGCGCGTCACGTATGCCGCCGACGGCGTGTCGCATTTCGACGTGCTGTGGGACAACGTGCGTATCAGTCGCAGCCATACGCGGCTCGTGTTCGGCATGCTGTGGCGTCTGCCGATGCTGCTCGCGCACAAGGTGATGCCGCGCCGTGCGGTACTCGCGGATGCCGGAACTGACCAAAGCGCTGCAGGCCACAAGCACGACAAAACCCAGCAGGACTGGTGGCGTATCGCCGAACGCGGCAGCCACCTCGGCATGTCTTTGCTCGCGCTCAGTTGCAAGCTGTTCGGCCGCCGTTTCACCGCGCTGTGGCTGCATCCGATCGTCGCGTATTTTCTGCTGACGGGCCGCGCCGCGCGCGAAGCGTCGAGAAACTACTTCAGACATCTCAGCGAAGCCGCGCCGCATGGCGACACGCCGCGTCCCGGCTGGCTGTCCGCGTACCGGCACATGCTGGCGTTCGCGCAATCGGGCTTCGACAAGCTCGCGGCGTGGTCCGGCCGCGTCAACAACGCCGACGTCAAATTCGAAGACCCCGCCGCCTTCCAGGCCCTGACCGCGAGCGGCAAGGGTGCGCTCGTGATCGGCGCGCATCTCGGCAATCTGGAAATGACCCGCGCGCTCGCCGCGCAGGGCGCCTATGCGAAGGTCACCGCGGTGGTCTATACCGAGCACGCGCGCCGCTTCAACAGCGTGCTGGCGTCGGCCAATAGCGAGTTCGCGCGCCATCTGCTCGAAGTCCGCGACTTCGGTCCCGAGACCGCGATGCTAATGCAGGAACGCGTGGATAACGGCGAGTTGCTGGTGATCGTCGGCGACCGCGTGCCGGCGCACGAAACGGGCCGCACGACCGAAGCGCAATTTCTCGGCTCGGCCGCGCCGTTCGCGCAAGGCCCTTATGTGCTCGCGCACGCGCTGGGCTGCCCGGTCTATCTGTTTTTCTGTCTGAAAGAACAGGACGGTTACCGTCTTTATTTCGAGCCGTTCGCCGAGCGCATCGAACTGCCGCGTCGCGAACGCGCGCAACATCTCGCGGCATGGGCGCAACGGTACGCCGCGCGGCTCGAATACTATTGCCGCAAGGCTCCTTATCAATGGTTCAACTTCTTCGATTTCTGGGCCAGCCCCAAGCGAGGCGCGAATGGCCGAACATGA
- a CDS encoding HAL/PAL/TAL family ammonia-lyase: protein MAEHDLIDASVADAKVNASANADANAVVVGGRKLTIEEVVAIAHQRAPIALSADPAWRARIQRGADFLRRHLAEGATVYGVNTGYGDACVVDVPMELVEALPLQLTRYHGCGMGQYLDDAQTLAVIAARLNSLAYGFSGVRPVLLERLADLVNHRVLPRIPSEGSVGASGDLTPLSYVAAALAGERDVMFAGQLRDVRDVWSELGHAPLTLAPKEGLALMNGTAVMTGLACLAFARADHLTRLTARLTALCTVALDGRAAHFDAMLFEVKPHAGQAEAAAWIRDDLSGRDDTPGHRLQDRYSIRCAPHVIGVARDALTWVRRDVENELNSANDNPLIDPDNGRVLHGGNFYGGHIAFAMDSLKVAVANLADLMDRQLALLVDVNFNNGLPRNLSGAAPARAAINHGFKAVQISSSAWTAEALKNTMPASVFSRSTEAHNQDKVSMGTIAARDCLRVLELTEQVAAAHTLATVQAARLRLRLDSATPVPAPLQGFMDSVTAASPFVDEDRALEHELRALTARIADCDLLHDYRGGAHA, encoded by the coding sequence ATGGCCGAACATGATCTGATCGATGCGTCGGTAGCCGACGCGAAAGTGAACGCAAGCGCCAATGCCGATGCAAACGCCGTCGTGGTCGGCGGCCGCAAGCTGACGATCGAAGAGGTCGTCGCGATTGCACATCAGCGTGCGCCGATCGCGCTGAGCGCCGATCCGGCGTGGCGCGCGCGTATCCAGCGCGGCGCGGATTTCCTGCGCCGTCATCTGGCGGAGGGCGCGACCGTCTACGGCGTCAACACCGGTTACGGCGATGCCTGCGTGGTCGACGTGCCGATGGAACTGGTCGAAGCGCTGCCGCTGCAACTGACGCGTTATCACGGCTGCGGCATGGGCCAGTATCTCGACGACGCGCAAACCCTCGCGGTGATCGCCGCGCGTTTGAACTCGCTCGCTTATGGTTTTTCCGGCGTGCGTCCCGTGTTGCTCGAACGGCTCGCCGATCTGGTCAATCATCGCGTGCTGCCGCGCATTCCGTCGGAAGGCTCGGTGGGCGCGAGCGGCGACCTGACGCCGCTGTCGTATGTGGCCGCCGCGTTGGCGGGCGAGCGCGACGTGATGTTCGCCGGGCAACTGCGCGACGTGCGCGACGTCTGGAGCGAACTCGGTCACGCGCCGCTCACGCTCGCGCCGAAAGAAGGCCTCGCGCTGATGAACGGCACCGCGGTGATGACGGGCCTCGCCTGTCTCGCGTTTGCGCGCGCCGATCATCTGACGCGTCTCACCGCGCGTCTCACGGCGCTCTGCACGGTGGCGCTCGACGGCCGCGCCGCGCACTTCGACGCGATGCTGTTCGAAGTGAAACCGCACGCGGGCCAGGCCGAAGCCGCAGCCTGGATTCGCGACGATCTGAGCGGGCGCGACGATACGCCGGGGCACCGGCTGCAGGACCGCTATTCGATTCGCTGCGCGCCGCACGTGATCGGCGTGGCGCGCGACGCGCTGACCTGGGTGCGTCGCGACGTCGAGAACGAGTTGAACAGCGCGAACGACAACCCGCTGATCGATCCCGACAACGGACGCGTGCTGCACGGCGGCAACTTCTACGGCGGCCATATCGCGTTCGCGATGGACTCGCTGAAAGTTGCGGTGGCCAATCTCGCCGATCTGATGGACCGGCAACTCGCGTTGCTGGTCGACGTGAACTTCAACAATGGCTTGCCGCGCAATCTGTCCGGCGCGGCGCCCGCGCGGGCGGCGATCAATCACGGCTTCAAGGCGGTGCAGATTTCGTCGTCCGCTTGGACTGCCGAAGCGTTGAAGAACACGATGCCCGCGAGCGTGTTCTCACGCTCCACCGAGGCGCACAACCAGGACAAGGTCAGCATGGGCACGATCGCCGCGCGCGACTGTTTGCGCGTGCTGGAATTGACCGAGCAGGTCGCCGCCGCGCATACGCTGGCAACAGTGCAGGCCGCGCGCCTGCGCCTGAGGCTCGACAGCGCGACGCCGGTGCCGGCGCCGCTGCAGGGCTTTATGGACAGCGTGACGGCGGCGTCGCCGTTCGTCGACGAAGACCGTGCGCTCGAACACGAGTTGCGTGCGCTGACTGCGCGCATTGCCGATTGCGACCTGCTGCACGACTATCGCGGAGGGGCGCACGCATGA